The DNA sequence CATATTAGAACGTCTGTTCTGCCTGTCAAGAGGGTGGGATACTCGGGAAAAGTTGAAGACCGTTTCGGGCGCGGATCTCGCGCCTCAGCGACCCCGCTACGCCCGCGAGCGCGCGGAGCTGACGAATCACATCCTGGAGCCGGACTGGGTGGGAAAGCGGGCGCTCGCGCGCGTCGGCCACGGCGGCTCGCACTTCGTCGGATATGACGGAGAAGTTGACGGACCGCGGGAGCTCTACGACGCGATCGTGGCGGAGGCGCACTGCTACACGGCGATCATCGACGGTGTTCTCGTCGCGGACTGGCGCGATGAATCGGAGCTCGAGCTCGATCCTGATGGCAATGCGTTCACGCGCAACGCGAACGGGCGGCAGATCTTCGCGGCCTTTGACCTGCTCGAGGTCGACGGCGAGTCGCTCCTGGAGATCCCCCTGCTGGAGCGCAAGCGGCATCTCGAGGGCCTGCTGGTGCCCAGCCTGAACGTCCGCCTGACGCCCTATGTGACACGTGGTCTCCGCTCCTGGCGCGAGACACTGGTGGGACAGGGCTTCCGCCGCGTCGTACTCAAGAACTGGAACAGCGCCTACGCTCCGGGCCGCACCACCGACGACTGGCTCGTCGTTGAAAAGATCACCGGCTCGAGATACTGAGGAGGAGATCGTGGCCTCGAAGTCAGCTGTCATCGATCACACCCAGCGAGATCCATGGTCGGTCGCGCTCGAGCAGTTCGGGATCGCGGCAGACAAGCTGCACCTCGACCCGAACATGCGCGCCATCCTCGCGGAGTGCCAGCGTGAGCTGACGGTCCACTTCCCCGTTCGCATGGCCGACGGCGTCGTGAAGGTCTTCACCGGCTACCGGATCCAGCACAACACGACGCGCGGCCCGGGCAAGGGAGGCATCCGGTACCACCCATCTGTTTCGCTGGGCGAGGTCAAGGCGCTAGCGATGTGGATGACGTGGAAGTGCGCCGTGGTCGGCATCCCGTACGGCGGTGCCAAGGGCGGCGTCGTCTGCGATCCGAAGACGATGAGCGCGCAGCAACTCGAAACGCTGACACGCCGGTATACGACCGAGATCGAGCTCCTCATCGGTCCAGATCGCGATATCCCCGCGCCCGACGTGAACACGAACTCGCAGACGATGGCCTGGATCATGGACACCTACTCGATGCACCACGGCTACACCGCGCTCGCTGTCGTCACCGGCAAGCCGCTGTCGATCGGCGGCAGCGAGGGACGGAACGAGGCCACCGCGCGCGGCGCGGTGTACACGATCATCGAGGCCGCGAAGCACCTGGGCCTCGACCTCGACGGCGCGCGGGTGGTGGTGCAGGGCTTCGGCAATGCCGGCTCCTTCTCCGCGAAGCTCATGGCGGAGCTGGGCGCCAAGGTGGTGGGACTCTCCGACACGAGCGGGGGCATCTACAACCCGAAGGGCATCGACCCACTCAAGGTGGACGCGTACAAGCGCGAGACCGGCTCGGTGACCGGATTCCCCGGGACGGACAAGGTCTCGAACGCCGAGCTCCTCGAGCTCGACTGCGACGTCCTCATCCCGGCCGCGATCGAGAACCAGATCGGCGAGCACAACGCTCCGAAGATCACGGCGAAGATCGTCGCCGAGGCGGCGAACGGCCCGACGAGCCCCGAGGCGGACCGCATCCTCTTCAACAAGGGCGTCTTCCTGATCCCGGACATCCTGTGCAACGCCGGTGGCGTGACGGTCTCGTATTTCGAGTGGGTCCAGGACCTGCAGAACCTGTTCTGGCGCGAGGCCACGATCAACGCGCGGCTCAAAGAGGTCATGGTGAAGTCGTTCAACGACGTGCTCGAGATGCAGAAGAAGAACAAGGTCGACATGCGGACCGCGGCATACATGGTGGCGGTCGCGCGCGTCGCCGAGGCCACGCTCACCCGCGGCATCTACCCCTAGCGGCACCTCCGCGGCTGGACCGCGGCTAGAAACGGCGGCGCTCTGGAGCTCGTCGCGCTCGACATCGAGACCACCGGGTTCGACCCGGAGTCGGACCGCGTCATCGAGATCGGCGCGGTGCGTGTGCGTCTCGAGGAGGACGGCTCCGCGACGCTCGGCGAGCGTTTCAGCACGTTCGTCGATCCCGGCGTCGACGTCGGCCCGGCGATCACGCGCCTCACCGGTATCCGCGACGGCGACCTCGTCGGCGCGCCCGCCCTCGAGTCGGTCACGGGTCGTATCGCCTCGCTCATCGGTGGGTCGCCGGTCGCGGGCCACAACATCGGGTTCGATCTCGCGTTCCTCGAGCGCGCAGCGCTGGGACCGTTCGAACGGCTCGACACGGCGGAGCTCGCGTCGATCCTCATGCCGTCGGCGCCGACATACGCGCTGCAGGCCCTTGCCGCCGATGCGGGCATCCATCCTGAGTCGGCCCACCGCGCGCTCGACGACGCGCTGACGTGCGCTGCGGTGCTCGCAGATCTCGGGCGCCGCGCGCGCGTGCTGCCGCTCGCGGTGCTCGAAGAGGTGCAGGCGTACGCGACCCTTCTCGGGTCGGCGTACACGGCGTTCTTCGACGGTGCGCTCCGCGGCGCCGTGCGCGGCGCGTGGGAGCCGTCGCGCCTGGCGACGCCGCCGCGCGCCCAGCGGTCGGGCCTCACCGGCGCGGCGATCACGGTCGATGCCGTCTTCTCGCCGGATGGGCCGCTCGCGCGGGGCCTCGCCGGTTACGAGGACCGCCCGCAGCAGCGCGCGCTCGCTGGTGCGATCGAGGGCGCGTTCCGTGATGGTGGCGCGCTGCTGGCGGAGGCCGGCACCGGAGTGGGGAAGTCGCTCGCGTATCTGGTTCCCGCGATCGGCCGGGCGCTCAGCGGCGAGCGCGTCATCGTGAGCACCCACACGCTGCCACTCCAGGACCAGCTCGTTCGCAAGGATCTGCCGGCGCTGCAGGAGGCGCTCGGCTCGATGGTCGAGGTCGCGGTGCTGAAGGGGCGGTCCAACTACCTGTGCCCGCGACGTTGGCAGTCCTTCCGCGGCGTCGTCGCGACGCGTGACGAGGCGCGACTGCTGATGAAGACGCTCGTGTGGCGGACCGCGACGCTCACC is a window from the Candidatus Limnocylindria bacterium genome containing:
- a CDS encoding Glu/Leu/Phe/Val dehydrogenase, with protein sequence MASKSAVIDHTQRDPWSVALEQFGIAADKLHLDPNMRAILAECQRELTVHFPVRMADGVVKVFTGYRIQHNTTRGPGKGGIRYHPSVSLGEVKALAMWMTWKCAVVGIPYGGAKGGVVCDPKTMSAQQLETLTRRYTTEIELLIGPDRDIPAPDVNTNSQTMAWIMDTYSMHHGYTALAVVTGKPLSIGGSEGRNEATARGAVYTIIEAAKHLGLDLDGARVVVQGFGNAGSFSAKLMAELGAKVVGLSDTSGGIYNPKGIDPLKVDAYKRETGSVTGFPGTDKVSNAELLELDCDVLIPAAIENQIGEHNAPKITAKIVAEAANGPTSPEADRILFNKGVFLIPDILCNAGGVTVSYFEWVQDLQNLFWREATINARLKEVMVKSFNDVLEMQKKNKVDMRTAAYMVAVARVAEATLTRGIYP